A window of Neorhizobium galegae bv. orientalis str. HAMBI 540 genomic DNA:
AGGTTGAGGGTGTAGCTGTTCCTTTCACCTGGATCGATACGTACCGCGTCCGTACTAACACGGCCCCACCTGCGGGCTCAGTGGTCGAGGTCCGGCGCACGACCCCCCGCCAGGACAGATTGGTCACCTTCACGGACGGCTCCACGCTCGTTCAATCCGACCTCAACACCTCCACCCTCCAGTCGTTCTTCCTTTCGCAGGAAGCGTTCGACCAGGGAGCGGCGTCCATGGCCGTGACCGAGGATGGCCAATTCTCGGCACTCAATCGACGCCTCGCCAACCTTGCGGACCCCCTGAACGATCAGGACGCCGTGACCAAGGCGTGGGCTCTCAACACTGCGAATACCAATGTCTCCGCAGCGGTTGCCGCCAAGGACGGTGCTGTATCCGCAAAGACTGCCGCTGAGGCAGCGAGGGCGGGTTCTGAAACCGCACAATCCAACGCGCAGACGGCACGGAACGGTGCTGAAACCGCCCGAACCGGAGCAGAGGCGGCGAGGGACTTGTCGCTCACCTACCGCAATGAAGCGCAGACAGCTCGCGGCGGTGCCGAAACTGCACGTTCCGGTGCGGAGACGGCTAGAGATACAGCAGTTACGAAGGCCGGTGAGGCTCAATCTTCTGCTGCTTCCGCCGCTGCGTCGGCAGATCGTGCCGCCCTGTTTGACCCCAATAGCTACTATGTGAAGGCGGAGGTGGATGCCAAGGTCAGCCCCAAGGCGAACCTCGCATCACCTACGTTCACCGGGACGCCTAAGGCACCTACGCCAGCACAGACGGTCAACGACACGCAGGTCGCCACGACCGCCTTCGTCAAGACCGCTATTGACGCTGTTCCAAAGCACACCGGCGATCTCGGGAACGTCATCCTGACCGCGCCGTCCGGCGTGGGTGGCACTGACTTTCTGAACGCGACTTCCGGCTCTCTCGCCATCGCGTCCAAGGGAGTATCCGCCTCGTCGCCACTGCTCGCGGTGATCGGTAAAGGGTTTGATGTGGCAGGCGTCAAGAATACGCTCGTCACCAAGACCGCAAACGTTACGTGGTCGGGCCTCACGCCGAATGCGAGGAACTACCTCTATCTGGACGAAAACGGTAATCCGGGTGCTACCATCTTCCCTCCCGAGCGGGTGATGAACAATCTGCGTCCGGCAAGGAACCCCGGCTTTCTCTGGCATTGCGAAAACTCGCAGGTTGACGACTTTGGCAACAATGTCTCTTTCGAGCGGTGGGATAGCACGCTCACCTACGCGCTGCCCATTTTCAACGATACGATCTCCAAGTTCGGCACCTATTCCGTAGAGCTGACCCGGGCGCAGGCCAACTGGTTCAGTATCGACACCGGGGTCGCCATTACGGATACCACTCGCGGCTGGACGGTCGAGACGTGGTTTCGCAAGAAGGACGCGGGCGTCCAGACCCTCTTCACGTTTTCCGAGCAGGAAACTCGGTACGGCAATGCGACCTTGCTCTGCGGTCTCACGACCACGGGAAAAATGTTCTTCTACGCAAGCTCGGACATGTTGGTTGGCGCTGCTTGGGATATCGCAAACAACGTCCAGACGGGCGCGACCGCAATCACCGACACGACCACCTTCCACCACTACGCCGTGAGCTACGATGGCACGTCCTATCGCGGCTTTATTGACGGTGTTCTACAGTGGACCGTCACCTCAGCCATCAAGGTCAGCCCCCGTGCTACCCGCATTAACTTCGGGAATTTCCAGGGCAATGCTGATTACATCACTGCTGGTTACTTCGATGAAATCCGCGTCAGTCCCTTCGCTCGCTACACCGCAGCGTTCACGCCAGCGGTTGCACCGTTCACCCCGAATGACATGGCGCATGACGTGTTCTTCGAGGCAACCAACAAGATGCAGACTTGGCCCCAGGGGACCGAGGTAAACAGGTGTTATGTTGGCGAAGCGGTTACGAACGCAACGGCGGTCACGTCTACCGTTTGTTACAAGACGCGAGACGCAATCGATGTCTCGTCCCGCAC
This region includes:
- a CDS encoding phage tail fiber domain-containing protein, with the translated sequence MPLSYAHTQGDGSNRNFDVPCEYLSKSHVAVKVEGVAVPFTWIDTYRVRTNTAPPAGSVVEVRRTTPRQDRLVTFTDGSTLVQSDLNTSTLQSFFLSQEAFDQGAASMAVTEDGQFSALNRRLANLADPLNDQDAVTKAWALNTANTNVSAAVAAKDGAVSAKTAAEAARAGSETAQSNAQTARNGAETARTGAEAARDLSLTYRNEAQTARGGAETARSGAETARDTAVTKAGEAQSSAASAAASADRAALFDPNSYYVKAEVDAKVSPKANLASPTFTGTPKAPTPAQTVNDTQVATTAFVKTAIDAVPKHTGDLGNVILTAPSGVGGTDFLNATSGSLAIASKGVSASSPLLAVIGKGFDVAGVKNTLVTKTANVTWSGLTPNARNYLYLDENGNPGATIFPPERVMNNLRPARNPGFLWHCENSQVDDFGNNVSFERWDSTLTYALPIFNDTISKFGTYSVELTRAQANWFSIDTGVAITDTTRGWTVETWFRKKDAGVQTLFTFSEQETRYGNATLLCGLTTTGKMFFYASSDMLVGAAWDIANNVQTGATAITDTTTFHHYAVSYDGTSYRGFIDGVLQWTVTSAIKVSPRATRINFGNFQGNADYITAGYFDEIRVSPFARYTAAFTPAVAPFTPNDMAHDVFFEATNKMQTWPQGTEVNRCYVGEAVTNATAVTSTVCYKTRDAIDVSSRTMSSGKVVKAWANGNGGNTPVINRSEGVLSIARPSAYWYEVRFETPAKDIYYDVVFDSWPRLNPLTNGDYSSWELRTYRKRRNGFDFALLTTDGNNQLVQKNPDGGIWGFTVYERED